The Haliotis asinina isolate JCU_RB_2024 chromosome 2, JCU_Hal_asi_v2, whole genome shotgun sequence genomic interval AGTAGGGTTTAAAAGCAAAGCTTTTGCATGCCTTTTCTCGTGGACCGAATTAATGTTGCATGATCGTGAAGGTTTAATCTATCTAAAAACATGTTATGGAAACTCCCAAGGAAGAAACAAACCGAGTTTCACCCATTAATGCCTCGGAAATGTGTCGATGTTTCCAAAGATGAAATGCACATACATAAACATCATAACGTGTAAACGACAGTGGCAGTTATTGCGTGTCATGTTAAAGGGCCCCTCGGTCGTGCGCCGCTCGACGAgcctgtaaaatatattgaaaaaatgaTCTGTTTTGAAGAGTCTAccaagataatacaattttCATGGAATGTTGAAGCATTTGAGGAGAGGTTTTAGCATTGCAAACCAACATCAATTTAGACTCTCTTTTCAAATGTGCTGGTATTAACACTAGTTGATCATAACAATATAAAATGATTCAGATACCGTTTGATATCATCACTCGGGATGATCTTAATCTGTCAAAACAACTGATTTTGCAAATTTGCACAAATCCCTTTATTTAATTAGGGGGAAGATTCGGgaaaatttgtgaaaaaaataaaatgttatcaGGGAATATATGAAATTCTGTACTTAAGAATGGAGATGCTTTAAATGGACATACAACtactttattctgtatagggTGTTTCGAcgtagattctaacaccgttgTCAACACTTGCTTGAGAACGAGttgattgctggattgtctggtcagactcgattatttacagaccaccgacatatagctgagagtggcgtaaaactaaactaaatcaCTTACTCACTTGACAATGATCTTAAAATCTATGTTGAATCGTCGCCTATACAGaatgaagaagttgtatatGCATAAAAATTGTCTTCAAGTTTTttctcaacttctagaatgccagtcAAAGTAATGCTGTACTTAGTCAAAGACACCTTTTATGGAAATGGATATTAGACAGTTAGACAAAAGGCAAGCACAATGCCGATGGATTTAGTAAAGCATCCCGACAGAAATCCCTGTTGGGATTTTCGGATTCAAAACAATGGACTGTAGGGAGGAAGCACTTTTCAAAGCACATCCATAACATGATATTGTTGAATTACCAAATAGTTCTACTTCACTTTACCTGATAGGTTTACCTGAACACCTGAACACCTGAACACCTAGTGTTCatacacataaacatgaacaatacAGCTCTTGTAAACAGTGGAAAACATGTTGTCACTTGTGGTGTAATGTTCTACACATTCGTTTACATGGGCTTCTAAGAAAGTATTAAAGTGTAGTCTCTTCGTCATAACTTACCATTTCATGGTAAAAGATAAATTCATCTTTTGATACCAGTTCATCATCTGGAACAAAGACATGAAACAACTTTATTAAGGCCCTAATGTCTACTGGCCATGTGGATATTGTATGTGTCCATTCCTATGAAGTGCATAATTAAATATCCATTAGTGgagcgagtgagttttgtttttgaccgcactcagcaacattccagctatatggacccgtgaagatccagagtagaataggtcttcagcaacccatgcttgccacaaaaggcgactatacttgacataagagtcgactaatgggatcggctgatcaggctcgctgacttggttggcacatgtcatgggttcccaattgtgcaaatcagtgctcatgctgttgatcactggaatgtctggaatattgctgagtgctcactcactccagctatatggcggcagtctttaaataatccagtcttgaACAGATAACCCAgaggtcaacagcatgagcattgatctttgCAATTGTGAATCGATgacgtgtccaccaagtcacCGAGAccgaccacccgaccccgttagtcgcctcttgcgaattagcatgggttactgtatcatttctaaccctgatcttcaccgGTTCCATCAGTGGAATGTTGCGGGAAGTAGCATTACGCGTAGGTCAGAAAAATGAAATAGTTGGAACATGTATGTTAGACAGGTGGAACAGAGCTTGAAATAAGCTTGAGTACAACGGAATATTGCCCAGTTAACCAGACTGGTCTGACGTAAAAAAGCTCGTAAAATGATCATACAAGTGCGCATAACACATGGAAACGTGGCTGCCCTAGTGTAAGCAACATTTATAACGATTAACGCGGGGTCTCAGAGCAGCTTACAAACGTTTACAACCACAACGTCAATGGTCTTACCGTCGATGTCCACTCTTTTGTGTACGTCAATGACGTCGTTTGATGTAATGATGCCATCTGAATCAAAATCTTCTGCCTCGAAGATGAACCTGTACTGTCGACCAGTAGCTTCCCTAGCCTCCATTGATGTCAATTCTCCATTCCCTGGATACAGAATAACGCCagattatttcagcaatagttTATCTGCACGctctgtgaaaatgaaaatttgaaatatttatgatataaaACACAGACTCtcgcaaagttcaaaacaagtAAAGCTAAACCCTAAAGCAAAAGTACTTGTAGCATGTTTGTCTGTATATTGGCGGATCCAAGTGGGGAgaggtggtgtgtgtgtgtgtgtgtgcgtgcgtgcgtgcgtgcgtgcgtgcgtgcgtgcgtgcgtgcgtgtgtgtggagAAAACAATAGGTGCGACACCCCCATTTGGAAAATTCATGGTTCCGCCTGTGCTGTATGGGAGGGGATCAGCTGCATACTCCACCTCGGTGTGCGTCTTACGGTTAGCCAGGACAGTTTCATCTAGTTGTGGAACATAACTTTTAACGAGTGCAGATTCTTGGGTTTATTATTCCATATTTGTTGGGGGCTCATACAGACTCTTTATCACAGGGTTACAAATGCTGCGATTCCATGTGGCGAGATACACGGTGTAGTCTCACACAGAAAGACAAACGGTGCAATAATCTTTCACGATCAGCTTCGAACAGAGCTATTTTTTCAGATGTTAAAACCGATCGTACCGATAGAGTTGTTACTTTCTCCATTGCCAGAATCGTGGTAATGAATGTATTCTATCCTGTGCCTCGATCAGCTTCAAACAGAGCCTTTTTCCAGATGTCAAAAGCTTTGGGACCGACATAGTTGATACGCTTTTCATTATCAGAATTGTGATAATGAAATGTATTCCTTCCTGTGCTTTCTCCCCTACTTCAGTCGTATCGTCGTATGGATAATGTCTGGTGATGATGAAGGACATTCCACGAGGTATTTGATGCCAGTCCAATGGTCATATAACCATAgttaatgaaagaaaaacaagtgGCACAGTTAACAAAAGTGTCAGTGAGGTCGTGTAAAAGCAGCAAGAAGTGATTTCACTGTAAGACAGTTCTTTTCCTTTGAGGCTAAGAAACCGACGGATAAGAAACCGACGTTTGCGAGTTCGAATCCTGATTCACTCGaggtttctttctttgtttgtcgGCACCATACCTGTGGTTGAGGGTTTCAATAAATGGAAATTATAAGATTTCCTCCCATGTGTATCATGCCAAAGCCTTATAGATGCTTCAAACCCATCTCAACATTTTCTGGAATTACAAAatgtgagtgagtctggttttagGCTGCcttgagcagtattccagcaatataaaatATCGTCAGGGTACAAAAGAGAGCAAGAGTGCCTTTTCCATGACGTATTTCACGGTTTTCATTTCAACTTACTGTCTTTGTCCATAAATTTGAAGTGAGCTTTAGCAGCTTGTATCGAGTAAGTTCCGTTTCCGTCGACGTCGAGCATGCGATAGTAGTCATTCAGCTTGTCGTAAACATTTCTGTTTACTTCCCTGCAATGTGGAGAAAACATGAACATAAGGATTGCAGTGTAACGAGTAATGTTTGCGTTTTGCcatgaaaaaatacaaaatactttcaattaaaattgtttaacaagtcAACAGCATAACACATGAGGACATATATTTAGGGACTGGTCTTATGTCATAGGAACGGTTGTGGGCATGAGGATAGAAGCGTAAAGTGGTACGGctatctttgaagggcatttagaagtgaaatacataagaatgaagatttttatggatgtcaacttctttatatgagaacacaacgtttcggagttaatgcttactccttcatcacctgaaattcatcacctgatgaaggagtaagcattaactccgaaacgttgtgttctcatataaagaagttgatatccataaatatcTTCATTCTTTGGTACGGTTGTGTTATGAAAAATGATAAAGTAAACAACATGATAAATAGGAACGAATGTAGGGATTCGTCATATATTTTAAGGAGGATTGTGGAAATAAGGAGTGCAGCGTGAAGTGATACTTTTGGACATGTATCATGAAAACATTGCAAAGTAACTTATTAGTATATTGATAAAGGGGAACATATATTCAGGGACTGGTCATTATTACAAAATGGAGGTGGTTGGTCGCTGTCTCACCCATCACTGGTCCCATACGAACTATAATACATTACCAGTCCTTGAAACCCCAGCGACTAACGTCATTTCTTCCTCGATTATTTATAAATCTAGTGAATATAAAGCAACCTCAATCATTCACCGCTTAAACTGATTCTTTAACCCGCAGCATCCGGGTCTTACTTACAGCTCGAGGTTTCCCactgtgaccttcaccttttcTGGTTCAATCAATTGACCACGCACTGAAAATAGAATTTTACACTAAATTatcatatcatcaaatatatgacTATCTCTTTAATGTTTAGTATATAAtcagtttgctgtttaacgccacatatGCAAGTTACCAAATATGGTATATTTGATAGCGTATATTTCATTGAAGAAAAGGTGCATCGTTCATGTGATTGACAACTAACTTGCGGACACTGAACAGGCTAAGGAGTCACGTTCAGTTATTGTAATGATATACACACATTTCGTATTTCCCTTACACTATATTATGAGAACTTAGCGATTGATCGCTATTTGGCATATATATTGATTGACTGACTAATTAATTCATTTATGGCGTCAACATCCAGCTGCGCTCCTCAAAGACGCAttggtttttttttctctcgatcattggatgtcagtctcaaacgGCACACTGTCtaatcaatctcaactccctggtgTGTACACAACTGTTGCACCCacaaggcgcaccgagttatGTGGCTTTCCCGTTCTTACGAGATATCCtttcacagctgggtgaactgggGCGCATAGTCACATTACCTACGCCCtgatgtttgcacgtattcatatGGCCACCACCATCACGTCATTTACGAACGGATTCGCGAGTTCCTTTAGGTACACAGAATTGTGTACTGTACCCTTggggttgtcaaaacactgcaGTGGTCTGCATGTAAAATTGACTAAGAGATTTTTTTACAGGTGGGACCGATCTCGGCACCTCAAGCTCGCTgaatcactagcctggcgcctccacacagacatacaaagcTTGCCAGAAAGTGTTAGGGCGGATAGCTTCAAGCAGTTGTGACTGTCTGTCAGATTGTTcacttaaaggcacaatgtcacacattttcgaTGATATTTTCGCCTACATTTTCCATGTCGGGAACATTTGCTCTCCCTTCAGCTTCGTATTGATGCAAGTAATACTTACTACCCAACAgataacacttgccatatatggcGTGTAAACTATGTAAACCTGACATAAAAAACTGTCGGTGTTATTTGTGGTTGCCGAACTGCTTTCAGTCCCAAGTTGGCTTACAGGACATTCGTGCAAATCGccccaagggacataactctatggggttcgcttgaaattcattctcttcccacagaggttacttgtcatatcttcctatgaacctctgttctaatacggctctttcatggtgcgagtattTAAGATTTGTGATAGGTTGCCAtctgatttagttgtgcaatcagcgacgttCTTTCAAAAGTAATCATTCGTAATTCCCGTATGCATGTGACAAGTagcctctgtgggaagagaatgcttgAAATTATGCTCGGCTGATAGAAGGCCTGAGAGTTTATTTAATACAACGTTGCATTAATCCATTTGAAGTTATTAATTTTATGCTGTAATCTAAATAGGTAATTTTTGGGGAAAAGATATTATATGGTAGCGTCCCTGAGGGCTGACAGTTCAGTTAGTACGATAAATGCACTATGTATACTGAGAGACATAAAAACGCATACTGGACTCTCTACATAAGTCCGTTTTAGAGATGTTGCTGTTTCCAAAAGCAAACGTAATCCTCTGTAAACACTACAATACTCTTAAGAATTCGTCATAATACCACTTTCTCTACCGTGATATGTAATTTTTGGAAATATGTCTGACATTTATTAGTGAAATGCGTTTGTATTTCCTCACAGTATGTTTTAGAGAAGTTGTGACGTAGTGCATATTAgtacttacagaccaccacaaCCACGCATGACACGATGAGGGACGCCAGCGTGACAGCTATGATGAATAGGGTGAACTTGTAACACGCAGTCTGAAACAaagatttgaaaatataataaataaacaagCTGTACAGAAAGGATTGTTGTTCAGAGGTTTCGCAAGTTCAGAAAGCTGTCAGATGTTGTCTTTTTTCGTGAAAccactgaatatttgtatggTGTGGAGAAATGAAGTTTAGGATTCGGACTCATGATTAGTTGATCCTGATATACATATTGACGCTTCTTTACACAGTGAATTTCGCCATCGTAAACAACCCATATTTCGTCACCACTTGCCCCTTTCCGAAACCTACATATAACATGGATCCGCAAAGGGGCTATTCGGCTTCTCTAGAATCAACATGAGTTGCTTACGAATGGTTTGATGTAACCAAGCGCTCAGGGCCAATGCGGGTGGCTCAGGGCCAACACGCCACAGGTGTACCTCTCGCTTATGGCAGACATAATTTTATTGGCGCTTCAAAAGCCTTCGCTGCCTTGTTTACATACAGAGAGACTGCTTGACACAGTTACGCAGTTCGTGACCTTGGATATGTCTGGCATGTGACTTATGTCGTACATGTGTAATAGCATAAATTACGGTTATCGTTATGCCATCAATATCTATGTCACGCAGCTTGACTGCAGCACATGTACATGCAAGCTGCTCTGTGGGCAATATATAACTCAACTATAGCCTGAAATCAACTGTGACCGTgaaaattacattcataatcacTGTAACATCTGTGTAGTGTAATCATTACAGAAATGTAATACATCAACAGTAGTACTGATAACATTTAATGTATGTGAAAGATTAGAATTTGAACAGCAGTTGAACAAGGATTCAATAATTCCTTCGGTTTTCCACCTGTACATATGCTAACAATTAATAGTTTTAGAACATACTGGGCAACTCTTTTTTGATATTAGTTGGTGTTGCTGCGTCAGGGTCAGCAGTTCATGGGTATCCGTTCTAGTTTTCAGGTGAACAATTGATTTgcctctgcatgtgtttgtgataggTGTCTTCTGTGGGTGTCATTCAGATTTACCAGTGATTCCTAAACCCGCACTCATCATAACATTGTCCACCGGGAAGGCTTTTAGCAGATATTTTTTGTGATTACCGAACGGGTTTTGTAGCTTTTATAAACTTGATTTGGGATAAAACTGTTCTCACGAATATTCTCCTAGGTTAAACATGTCGTAAAATGCGACTAACGGTATcctgtggtcagactcgctgacttggttgacacaattgccaattgcgcagatcaatgctcatgttgttgtccactggcttgtctggttcagactcgattattttcacaCTTCCGCAGTATATCTGGAACactgctgcgtgcggcgtaaaagtgaactcactcacttctagcTTAAACATCATTGACTCCTAAGATGCAAACGTTTGAGACTTGCAAAACTTTGGGCCCATCTCTTGCACCTGAAAAGGTTAGAATATTTGatatgtactgaacagcaaacgaAACGCTAATGtgttttgtcaagttttcaaaAAGGAGACATAACCATAATGAGATTTCATTCTTCCGaaacttcagtttgttttgctgttcagtatatttcgaTCAGGCCCGGGCCTTAACATTGACTCAATCACCAGCTGTCGGAATTCACTCGCGTGAAGGTCATTA includes:
- the LOC137273645 gene encoding uncharacterized protein, with product MTRQGNSGQVQVIDGKKKSLCRKTACYKFTLFIIAVTLASLIVSCVVVVVLRGQLIEPEKVKVTVGNLELEVNRNVYDKLNDYYRMLDVDGNGTYSIQAAKAHFKFMDKDRNGELTSMEAREATGRQYRFIFEAEDFDSDGIITSNDVIDVHKRVDIDDDELVSKDEFIFYHEMARRAAHDRGAL